In the genome of Myxococcus stipitatus, one region contains:
- a CDS encoding energy transducer TonB — MFDSVLDRGQTPKARFGVGTTISVILHVALFVVAYVLSTRPPVEEEKEIEVTLKATMAPPPPPPPPPPPPAATSKPKTTPKKPKKPDAIVQPKEIPKEVPKEVEPTEQPEEAAEEPTEEAVEGGVEGGVAGGVVGGVVGGVIGGVVGGQLGGTGTEVLPFGAGMTRPEKVSGPSPEYTREALESRVQGTMIVKCVITVEGRVERCRVIKPLPHMEQAVMDALTSSRYKPVTFQGRPVQVDYTFTLNLKLPR, encoded by the coding sequence ATGTTTGATTCAGTCCTTGACCGCGGTCAGACGCCGAAAGCGCGTTTCGGAGTGGGAACCACCATCTCGGTGATCCTGCACGTCGCACTGTTCGTCGTGGCCTACGTCCTGTCCACGAGGCCACCGGTCGAGGAGGAGAAGGAGATCGAGGTGACGCTGAAGGCCACCATGGCCCCTCCGCCTCCTCCCCCTCCGCCGCCCCCTCCCCCCGCGGCGACCTCCAAGCCGAAGACGACGCCGAAGAAGCCCAAGAAGCCGGACGCCATCGTCCAGCCCAAGGAGATCCCTAAGGAGGTCCCCAAGGAGGTCGAGCCGACCGAGCAGCCTGAAGAGGCGGCCGAGGAGCCGACCGAAGAGGCCGTCGAGGGTGGTGTTGAAGGTGGCGTCGCCGGTGGTGTCGTGGGTGGCGTCGTCGGTGGCGTGATTGGCGGCGTGGTCGGCGGCCAGTTGGGCGGCACCGGAACCGAAGTGCTGCCGTTCGGCGCGGGCATGACCCGTCCCGAGAAGGTCTCGGGCCCTTCGCCCGAGTACACGCGTGAGGCGCTCGAGTCGCGCGTGCAGGGAACGATGATCGTCAAGTGCGTCATCACCGTGGAAGGTCGAGTGGAGCGCTGCCGAGTCATCAAGCCCCTTCCCCACATGGAGCAGGCCGTCATGGACGCACTGACTTCGTCACGCTACAAGCCCGTGACGTTCCAGGGACGTCCAGTCCAGGTGGATTACACCTTCACCCTGAACCTGAAGCTGCCGCGCTGA
- a CDS encoding TonB-dependent receptor: MHLNRVLRETGVVLAAGLLYGSAAFAQSSTMIGTVIDSQSRQPVADVVVTATSPNLQGEQMVVTDAQGNYRIPQLPPGTYTLRFEKEQYKPYARSDVQLRLNRTIRVNVELLPESLGEVVEIVGAPPTIDVGSTTTGVNVDQEFIKRIAVARPGGKGGAARSFESLAELAPGAQNDQYGVSINGATSPENGYVVDGLSTNDPAYGVNASPMSIEFVQDVNIITGGYMPEFGRSTGGVINAVTRSGSNEFHGTVFANWTPGSLEGNRKIVRSEGTVISGLNELKNLGDFGATLGGPIIKDKLWFFAGFTPSFTRYQHTRTLNALRLDPTTGETQTDSSGFSIVDPIRGSDRQYYADNRTIQYMGKLTYLINQDHNVSLALNGTPTTTGGLGKLSINPQSGALPGAITTRPGDFGQLETNANATALALKYAGAFMEKKVLVDATFGWFHQTASTLPADGSKLGSSQGLAGYSRMQYTTPRRLTVFEGLPAGQEGACDPVVVNAGTPDEEIHERCPVTGYFVGGPGYMSDSTLDRYQINAKATYLLNALGTHVLKAGADAEFLSYDQLKAYGGGVYFAEGANYGAANGFGPTYNNGQPYSGNTVRDFRRYGYQASPDSPITQLTQQSKTTSTTVGGFLQDSWSIANRVTLNLGVRYDVQAMYGGDGELALIMGNQWSPRLGAIVDPFANGRTKFFVNYARYYEQVPLNMMDRAFPGERRYEARRAFAEPGESGGCDPSRRESQETDCRNPNYVVNLPEGNRNPNRLYTGGKVENEPIDPDIKPQSSEEVVVGAEYELIANTRVGASYTHRNMNMVIEDMSRDDGNSYFLGNPGSGFAKEFPKPERNYDNVTVYLNRTFSDGWLAQANYTWSRLYGNYPGLFRPETAQLDPNILSDFDLVSLLTNRTGLLPFDRTHQIKVFGAKEFNFTNALSASVGVSYRGNSGTPINYFGAHSLYGEDESFVLPRGAGGRTPWVNTIDSNIGVNYRVSKDSMLSVTLDVFNLFNFQGVTNVDQTYTRLPVAPIANGTPSDLPGNVTWQPGEERDEAFGSVDGDINPNFKNPTSYQAPRQMRIGVRYTF; encoded by the coding sequence ATGCACTTGAACCGAGTGCTCCGGGAAACCGGAGTTGTCCTGGCCGCAGGTCTGCTTTATGGATCGGCGGCTTTCGCGCAGTCGAGCACGATGATCGGAACGGTCATCGACTCACAGAGCCGGCAGCCTGTCGCTGACGTGGTAGTGACCGCAACCTCGCCCAACCTTCAGGGTGAGCAGATGGTGGTTACTGACGCTCAGGGCAACTACCGTATTCCCCAGCTTCCGCCGGGAACGTACACCCTGCGGTTCGAGAAGGAGCAGTACAAGCCGTACGCGCGTTCTGACGTCCAGCTGCGCCTGAACCGCACCATCCGCGTCAACGTCGAACTGCTCCCCGAGTCCCTCGGTGAGGTGGTTGAGATCGTCGGCGCCCCGCCGACCATCGACGTGGGCTCCACGACCACGGGCGTCAACGTGGATCAGGAGTTCATCAAGCGCATCGCGGTCGCCCGTCCGGGCGGCAAGGGCGGCGCGGCTCGCTCGTTCGAGTCCCTGGCCGAGCTGGCGCCTGGCGCCCAGAACGACCAGTACGGTGTCTCCATCAACGGTGCGACCTCGCCTGAGAACGGCTACGTGGTGGACGGCCTGTCCACGAACGACCCGGCCTACGGCGTGAACGCCAGCCCGATGAGCATCGAGTTCGTGCAGGACGTGAACATCATCACCGGCGGTTACATGCCGGAGTTCGGTCGCTCCACGGGCGGTGTCATCAACGCGGTGACCCGGTCCGGCTCCAACGAGTTCCACGGAACGGTCTTCGCGAACTGGACCCCGGGATCGCTGGAAGGCAACCGCAAGATCGTCCGGTCGGAAGGCACGGTCATCAGCGGCCTGAACGAGCTGAAGAACCTGGGTGACTTCGGTGCCACCCTCGGCGGTCCGATCATCAAGGACAAGCTGTGGTTCTTCGCCGGCTTCACGCCGTCGTTCACGCGCTACCAGCACACCCGTACGCTCAACGCGCTCCGTCTGGACCCGACCACGGGTGAGACGCAGACCGACTCGAGCGGCTTCTCCATCGTCGACCCGATCCGCGGCTCGGACCGTCAGTACTACGCCGACAACCGGACGATTCAGTACATGGGCAAGCTGACGTACCTCATCAACCAGGACCACAACGTCTCGCTCGCCCTCAACGGCACGCCGACGACGACCGGTGGCCTGGGCAAGCTGTCCATCAACCCGCAGTCGGGTGCCCTGCCGGGTGCGATCACGACCCGTCCGGGTGACTTCGGCCAGCTCGAGACCAACGCTAACGCCACCGCGCTCGCCCTGAAGTACGCCGGCGCGTTCATGGAGAAGAAGGTCCTGGTCGACGCGACGTTCGGCTGGTTCCACCAGACGGCGTCCACGCTGCCCGCCGACGGCAGCAAGCTGGGCAGCAGCCAGGGTCTCGCGGGCTACTCGCGCATGCAGTACACCACGCCTCGCCGACTGACCGTCTTCGAGGGCCTGCCCGCCGGGCAGGAGGGTGCTTGCGACCCGGTCGTCGTGAACGCCGGTACGCCGGATGAGGAGATCCACGAGCGTTGCCCTGTGACGGGCTACTTCGTCGGTGGTCCGGGCTACATGAGCGACTCCACGCTGGATCGCTACCAGATCAACGCGAAGGCCACCTACCTGCTGAACGCCCTCGGCACCCACGTGCTGAAGGCTGGCGCGGACGCGGAGTTCCTGTCCTACGACCAGCTCAAGGCCTACGGCGGCGGCGTGTACTTCGCCGAAGGTGCGAACTACGGCGCGGCGAACGGCTTCGGTCCGACGTACAACAACGGCCAGCCGTACAGCGGCAACACGGTTCGCGACTTCCGTCGCTACGGCTACCAGGCGTCTCCTGACAGCCCGATCACCCAGCTGACCCAGCAGTCCAAGACCACCAGCACCACGGTGGGTGGCTTCCTGCAGGACTCCTGGTCGATCGCCAACCGCGTCACCCTGAACCTGGGTGTTCGCTACGACGTGCAGGCGATGTACGGCGGTGACGGCGAGCTGGCGCTCATCATGGGCAACCAGTGGTCGCCGCGCCTCGGCGCCATCGTCGACCCGTTCGCCAACGGCCGCACCAAGTTCTTCGTGAACTACGCTCGGTACTACGAGCAGGTTCCGCTGAACATGATGGACCGCGCGTTCCCGGGCGAGCGCCGCTACGAGGCGCGTCGCGCCTTCGCGGAGCCGGGTGAGTCTGGTGGCTGCGATCCGTCCCGCCGCGAGAGCCAGGAGACGGACTGCCGCAACCCGAACTACGTCGTCAACCTCCCCGAGGGCAACCGCAACCCGAACCGCCTCTACACGGGTGGCAAGGTCGAGAACGAGCCCATCGACCCGGACATCAAGCCGCAGTCGTCCGAGGAAGTGGTGGTCGGTGCTGAGTACGAGCTCATCGCGAACACCCGCGTGGGCGCCAGCTACACCCACCGCAACATGAACATGGTCATCGAGGACATGAGCCGCGATGACGGCAACTCGTACTTCCTCGGCAACCCGGGCAGCGGCTTCGCCAAGGAGTTCCCGAAGCCGGAGCGTAACTACGACAACGTCACGGTCTACCTGAACCGTACGTTCTCGGACGGCTGGCTGGCCCAGGCGAACTACACCTGGTCCCGTCTGTACGGTAACTACCCCGGTCTGTTCCGCCCGGAGACGGCTCAGCTCGACCCGAACATCCTCTCGGACTTCGACCTGGTCTCCCTGCTGACCAACCGCACGGGTCTGCTGCCCTTCGACCGTACGCACCAGATCAAGGTGTTCGGCGCGAAGGAGTTCAACTTCACCAACGCGCTGTCCGCCAGCGTCGGTGTCTCCTACCGCGGCAACTCGGGTACGCCGATCAACTACTTCGGTGCGCACTCCCTCTACGGTGAGGACGAGTCCTTCGTCCTTCCCCGTGGCGCGGGTGGCCGGACCCCCTGGGTCAACACGATCGACTCCAACATTGGCGTCAACTACCGTGTCAGCAAGGACAGCATGCTGTCCGTGACCCTGGACGTCTTCAACCTCTTCAACTTCCAGGGCGTGACCAACGTGGACCAGACGTACACCCGTCTGCCCGTGGCCCCGATTGCGAACGGCACGCCGAGCGACCTGCCCGGCAACGTGACCTGGCAGCCGGGTGAGGAGCGTGACGAGGCGTTTGGCTCGGTCGATGGCGACATCAACCCGAACTTCAAGAACCCGACCTCCTACCAGGCGCCGCGTCAGATGCGTATCGGCGTCCGGTACACGTTCTAG
- a CDS encoding MotA/TolQ/ExbB proton channel family protein, with product MQFTLIDIWHHTGTFARMIIFTLAIMSVASLVVMAERMIVFRKTRSDSRNFAAKMGAILAKGDLTTAANTNLGKDVGHLGRVINSGLTAYRISPNNKDVAVESVARALERQAQREVQSMKRGLGLLATVGSTAPFVGLLGTTMGIVNAFQLMAAAGSGGLGTISAGIAEALITTAFGLLVAIPAVMAYNFLQGWVDARSVDISESSNEFLDVVARHMGGGASSSHAA from the coding sequence ATGCAATTCACTCTCATCGATATCTGGCACCACACGGGCACGTTCGCCCGTATGATCATCTTCACCCTGGCCATCATGTCGGTGGCGTCCCTGGTCGTGATGGCGGAGCGGATGATCGTCTTCCGGAAGACCCGGTCCGACAGCCGCAACTTCGCGGCCAAGATGGGCGCCATCCTGGCGAAGGGCGACCTGACCACCGCGGCCAACACGAACCTGGGCAAGGACGTGGGTCACCTGGGCCGTGTGATCAACTCCGGCCTCACCGCGTACCGCATCAGCCCCAACAACAAGGACGTCGCGGTGGAGTCGGTGGCTCGCGCCCTGGAGCGTCAGGCGCAGCGCGAAGTGCAGAGCATGAAGCGCGGCCTGGGCCTGCTGGCCACGGTCGGCTCGACGGCGCCGTTCGTCGGTCTGCTCGGCACGACGATGGGTATCGTCAACGCGTTCCAGCTCATGGCGGCGGCCGGCTCCGGCGGTCTGGGCACCATCTCCGCGGGTATCGCCGAGGCGCTCATCACCACCGCCTTCGGTCTGCTCGTGGCCATCCCCGCCGTGATGGCGTACAACTTCCTGCAGGGCTGGGTGGATGCTCGCTCGGTGGACATCAGCGAGTCCTCCAACGAGTTCCTCGACGTGGTGGCCCGCCACATGGGCGGCGGCGCGAGCTCCTCGCACGCGGCCTGA